From the genome of Pelobates fuscus isolate aPelFus1 chromosome 11, aPelFus1.pri, whole genome shotgun sequence:
cagacatacagacatacatacacacaaacagacagacatacacacagacagacatacagacagacagacatacatacacacatacagacagacatacacacagacatacagacagacatacacacagacagacatacacacatacagacagacagacatacagacatacatacagacaaacatacacacataaagacatacagacagacatacacacatacagacagacacacatacacacaaacagacagacatacacacagacatacatacacacaaacagacatacagacatacatacacacaaacagacatacacacatacagacagacatacacacagacaaacacacagacagacatacatacacacatacagacagacagacatacacacaaacagacagacagacagacagacatacacacagacagacatacagacagacatacacacagacaaacacacacagacatacatacatacacacatacagacagacagacagacacatacagacagacatacatacacacatacagacagacagacagacatacacacacacacacagctcatttcccagccaccctcctgtttcttaccttgtctttgcaggacgGTGGCTGACTGtggctgatgggactggcagtaGGCTGGCTTTCCCTCTTCATTGTTGGGcgggcgctcctcccgcgcggagtgagctgggaggaagtcttcctcccagcagcacttgcactgcggcggcatttttttttttaaaggggtccggtcgtgctataccacggccacagcgctgaccgggcccctgaagatatggggcccatcgggtggccctgagtgcATGGGCCATCCGATGGGAAAGCGTGCGGGCACCGGTGCAACTGCACTGGCGTCAGTTCCgacgctacacgtggggcccaggCGGCCGGGCCCACCAGGGCCGCCggacccgtgacaaccgttatggttgtcactccctgatggcggccctgattaaAAAACCCTTCCACcacaagtctgtggatagttaagttaatacaatgttaaacaaaaatctgcacaccagtcaagccataagacttgctttccccacagaaatcacaaatttgcagtgatgttactacagcaaaggattctgggtgggcttTTGCAAATtcgttcaacaaagaatcacatttctgcctcattccattttaaacatggattcctttgagtctgtatttgctgtatacaacagctttaaaacacaacTTAAGAAAAGACGCAAAGCCAGTAAACCAATCATGGGCAGCTCTTtatttgttaatgcaaatcatcagcatgaggttggttactggccaGCTAATGAGGcttggatttctgtgggaaaaataagtcttatggcttgactggtgtacagattattgtttaacattgtaataaGTATCCaatgacttcaggtggaaggggttttcaatcacaatgttttccccaCCATACCTGTGTTGGTTGTTGCTTCGCAAGTACCTCCAAGTTTCAAAGCTAGCCAGTAagcaacctcatgctgatgatttgcattaacaatgaaacagctgtccactTCATCATTCGGTTAATAATTTTGAAAAATTCTCGAATGTTTATAGTTTGGTTGTTTTGGcacaaaattttaaattcattacACCTAATGAAAATGGGAATTTTTAGTAACACCAAAGGATCTGTTTAGGTCATAGGTCCAACTaattttaaatacaataaatattttttagaagCTCCAAATTTTctcttgtgtatatgtgttcGCTCACAGCAAcactatctaaatatatatattttttaatatttgataGAGTGGGAAGATTGATCTGTAAACGTTCTCCCTACTGACTGTTTGGTTGAAGATTAGAAATGTTCGAATCTATTATCTTAATATTCTTTCTGTTCTGTATATCAAGCTTTTTTTTTGTCACGTTCATATTCTGTTTTTCTCTGAGATACTTACTTGACTTTTTCCTCTACAGCAGGAATTCTTACTTTATCAAATAGTTCCTTAGCTTTGGTACTGGCCTGTTCAAAAGATGAGCTTAACACGTTCTGCACTTGTGATAAATAAGTAGGTGGCTCCTCTCGCTTTTGTATCCGGTAACTCTGAATCCCTGGAAAGACAGAGAGAAAGATAGGTTATAGGGCTTTCGGATATACTATGTGAACCCTATTGATGCAttgttaaaatttaaaaatgcagATTAAATATTCTGATGTGGACTTTCCAGCCTTTTCTTGACCAAAATGCCCATGATGTTATAGCAGTAAGCAGGTAGCTGAGCATCATTTGACTTACAATTACTAGGTATAGACTCATATGTTGCTAAAGGTACAACATACAAGTCCAAAAATAGTTAAACTAGGATACAGGGATGATTTTGTGTGTTATATGCCTTCAGATTGTGCTTCTTTTATACTTTTCCCCCTGGTCAAAGAAGGAATGTATGGTATATTCGTGGAATGGTATGTATGGTATAATGTATTCCATGTATGTTGAAAGAGTATGATGGAGaaattaaaaagataaatgtaagcAATCTATTACTTCCGTTGTATCAAATAAACTAGCACCACTAGAGGTTCTATTTGATCTACAAACACATGTGACAACTATTTGAGCTCTAACATATGTGACAACTTCTTCATGATATTCAGTGAATTAATTACATAATTGCGTTACTATACTTGGCCAGAGTATATCGATTTTGCAGTTTATATTGCATGTTCTTATATTATTTAGGTATACCTAAAGAtgtttgaaatacattttccatACATCTATGACCAACATTCAATGGGTTATTTGAGTTGACTAACGTTAGGGAATTGCAATAACAACTTTTTAAGAGACACTCACACCCCAAAACAACTTGAGGCTCATTTTTGCAATGGTTTTACTCCATAGTTGGACCTTTGGCACCCAGCATTGCTGCCCCTGGCTGCAATATGAGGAAAGTTGAGTTGGGCAGCCTGTGGTTGGCTGAGAGTGAGCGACAGCTGATACTGTCAGCCTATCACTAAAACCCATTGAGAGAAATAGTACAACACGTGGACACTCCTGCCCAGTTGTTATGGAGGTGGAAGACTTTTAATTTAGCTGGCAATATAAACACGGAGGTACCATAAGAGTCGTTAGGATGACTTCATCTATGATCATTCAACACATTCTCTACCTGTCAGATTGATGACAATATAACTCACCTACCTCctacaagtttaaccccttaaggaccaaacttctggaataaaagggaatcatgacatgtcagacatgtcatgtgtccttaaggggttaaacatcttagTGACTACAAGATGATCACAGATGTTGAGGGACTCCCACAAGGTTAAATAACCAACCCAGTGGGTTGGATCCACTTTCCTGTAATAATTAGTCAAGATGATAATTCTAAAGCCACCCAATaatttatacttaaagggacattaaaagcTATCATAAAcacaatattgtttattttaagagAACTCTGTGGGTGGAATGCCTTTTGTTTGGGACATCTTATGACTTCACCTTCCTCATTATGCATCATATATGTATGGATAAGCCTCTGTTAATTCAAAAACACCAAAATGGACAATGGCACAGGTTGTTTGATCTGTACCATTAAAATCTACCTACCCATACAGATAATTTAGATACATACAGAGAGTAATGTAACCTCTTCATATAATGTTCCATGCTTGGGTGGATTTGAGTTGCCAGggaattatcattttttttgtcaaacactgTGAAAATGGTATGACACAAACAGAGAGCCCTTGCCCCATTAATGGGGCAGtctgagcaccataactactatcgTCCTCTGGTGCAGTCCCacgataagtagtcaaaccattttttattAGTTGCACACTTACCTGTGTCCCATGTGATATCACTAATGCAGAAGTGCTTACTTTATTTTAACAATGTCAATGTGTCCCATGTTTCGACAGAATTCAACTGATGCTCGCAAATGTCCGATGggctgcgatggccatgggccgggGCCGGCAGGTGAGGTCACAGGACCTCCCCGGCTGGTCCATGCAGGGCCTGCgctatccgagcaccggccctgctgcatTCCCTGacaggccggtggggagatcaaagatcttcctcacGTGCCCACTTGCACAGAAATGCAGGCGCCAGCTGGGAGGGAGACAGGATAGGACcatcttgcagctccgctgggttcctctcagGAGATCCGGAGCTTTACCATGGCAATGCCCccgatcttgcgagagtgaactcgcAGGCTAGATTTCACTCACCACTTGCAACACCAGGGATGGTGTGAGAGTGCCCCGGTCCCTCCCTCGCAGGCACCAccgtgcccctgcccccccccctcccaggctaaaggtaagaagggaggggggatataatgcctgtttttttgtttgtttttaaataaataaattcttatatacacacatcaccctcacacacagcacactcacactcattaccctcacacacagcactctcacacacaacactctcacgcacaacactctcacatacagcactctcacatacagcactctcacacatattaccctcacacacaacactctctcacacacaacactctctcactcaaattaccatcacacacacacatcactctcacacacagcactctcacacacagcaacctcacacacatcaccttcacacATAGTACTCTCattcacatcactctcacacacaacactctctcacacacattaccatCACACACATGACCCTcactcacagcactctcatacacagcaccatcaaacacagcactctcacacacagcactcttacgcacatcaccctcacacacaatactctcacacacatcaccctcactcacagcactctcacacacagcaccctcacacacagcactctcacacacagcactctcacgcacatcaccctcacacacaatactctcacacacatcaccctcactcacagcactctcacacacatcacccccacacacacagtcccctctcacacacagattaccctctcacacacacacacacacacacacacacattacccacacacacacatagctcgctctctcacacacacattaccctcacacacatcaccctcacacagacacatcacccctcacactcacagcaccctcacacacagcaccctcacatacacagcacttatacacacactctcaacaGCTCCTAGCCACACGTGCATTACATTTCACCACAAATACAACTAAAacagaccttattacacaatgccacaccacaatcagctcactctacacacatgcaatcccacaagcaggctccaaacacacacacaatactattTCCTGGCACCTTTTGTCTGCTGGtattccatttatagagacaccagagacaagttgaaACACAGCACAGGCATGTTATCAAATttgggcctttttctcatgctagagctctacagcagagctctgcacatggtctgccctggaagagaattgaaccaacatgctcaccctctctgccccgcctccTTCTTAGTAGGCCGCTGTGATTacaaaatgcccgggccgaatttgtTTCACAGTCCGGTCCTGCTCTCAATCAATGAATTTTGGGTGAAACAGGTATATCTGATATTACAAAAGGAGGCCAGACTTTAGGAGCCCTAGGGTCCCTGGCAAAGCCCAAACTTTTACAAAATGGTTTAACTGCTTGCCTGTGGATGGTGCCAggagactcctggcaccataacactacagtggtctgtagtggttattgtgcctagaCTGTCCCTTTTAATTTAACCTGCTCATGGTTAATGAATAAACCTAGAATAAGGGTATTTGCTGATTAATGCAACATTTAAAATAGGTATAGTCCCTGGTGTTATTTTATAattggacttttttttaaataaacacattCAAAGCAAAATGGAGACACAGTGACAATACCTAAAAATGTGTCCTGTGTGCTGGACGCACTTCACCAATTGTGGCATTTCATCCGTAGGAATTGCATCCCTGTTTgatcgtttttgtttttttcttgaatcACCTATCCTTATGTTGAATATTTTTAATTTCAGATAAATAAACATCATCTTTTGAATTACACAATGTATTTTAGAGAGCCAAAGTGAGGCGACTATCCACAAAGACAAACTCTAGTTTTGCTCTTTTTATATAATGAATGTTTAGtttatttgatataaaaaatgagTTCTAGAGTTAGATATTCATAACACGGACCTGTACTCAGGAGAAGTAAGAGCAGGGACACAGCAGTGACTTGTGTTGGATTCATGTTCTCATGCAATGCTTCTTCACGAGCTGAAGGAAAAGAAACGCTGAGTTTATTCTCTGATATAATCACACAGTAAGAGGAACATCAGAAAGTCTACAGACACTGCGCAAAACCCAAAAATCTTAAAGAGGTAATAGAGAGGCTTTGTTGATGGGGCATAAAAATTGAAAGTAAGAATACGAAACCCCCAAAATTGGCCCAAGGTGTAACTTTTTACCAGAAATCGGTAGAGTTTAGCTCAACACCTGAAAAAAAAGGATAGATAATTACATATATCTTAAACCCCAAACAATACATCAATCTGTTCTAAAATAGTTTCAATACTTACAATGGGGTACCCAGGGCATTCCTGGCTCAAAAGTCACTCCAGTTAGCaggagtggttattgtgcttggagtattccattAATGTTTGTCAATTTGCTATCTAGATTATATATCATCTGATCTTCactatatttcatttaatttttctaaatatgcaacaacaacaaaaaattgcacaatattttttatttggcctctaAACTTTGAAATTGTTTGTCAATCCCCGTGCAGGAGAAAAGATAAGATCCCTGTGCAGAGGAGTTAAAGAGGTGATGTGTTTGGTAAACAGGGGATGGGTTAGATAAACAGTAAAAGATACAGAGGACTTTGGTTTCTAGAGACAgtgcagaaaatatatttttttgtgtgtgtggctcAGGATAAATGTCTGCTTTTTAAAAGCCACTGAAAAATAATCATTTAGATTTATTTCCTGAAATTTTacattttccagaattttttttttttttttaaacttgtgtaTATTGCAATGTTATATAAAATGAACTTTCAAGCgaagaaaaataggaaaaattgCTTTTAATGCAGTTCTACTTATGCCCACTGGGGGTTCCAGGGCTAATATGTATTTTAACATCTGAATTCTTTCTGTATTTCTCTCTCCTGTTCACCATTTATTAAATCAGTGTTTTTTTCCGATAGACTTTAGTGTTAAAATGGTTTTTAATTTATGAGCATTAACCGTATTTACTATTAACAGAATCCAGAGCCTGTTATGTAATTGTAAtgactttattcactaaataacaaaTTGCAGTGTCATAAAAACTGAATTGCTATATTTAGGCTATAGCTAAGTTGGAAAAATTATTCAGGTTAGCTATGGTCacacttggctattttagcccatATTCTACAATTTGCTTTTCAATTATTCAGGAGTTTGCTATGATGAAATATAGACGTGCAAAACGTTTGTTTCAGACGGTTCGTCCGAATTAAATTCCTGTTAATGCACACCCAGACGTATTTATCGTCTGGGATTTACCTGCTGAATCTTATACATTAAAGTATAGTGAAATAGAAAGCATAATTAAATAAAGTCCAAAATAATGAACATGATATTAAATGAAATTTCAGATTTCCACATTCCCATgatttcatgcacacacacaaatttgcagtttaaataaaataaaaatgtaattgcatTTGTAGTCAATAATGTCAGGGGGGCCAGCTTGCTAGCATTTATTTGTCATAAATTAGTGTCATACTTATTTGCCTCTTCAGAACACAGTTACAACATCATAGTTAACAttcaataattttaaataaatagaaaatgggCTCTAtgtgggaataaaaaaaaaaaaactagaaatatattgccagtaagatttttttttgctgttttttagtACCCTCATCGCTTggcatttgctttttaaaggaacgccAGATCATTgcggtagttatggtgttttatgtctgtaagtgctGTTCTACAATCTTTTCCTTACCATAATGTGgcagtttcacaaaaaaaaaatagacagtatGCTTTATTTCAGTAATAGACAAGATATATTTACAAACGGTAATTATTGTGAACCTCTAAATTCCATCCCACGGCGTAATACTATGTATCAAGTAAAATATATACTTCAACGcttatttggaaaaaaataaatgaggttttcatttttttttttccctcagtgGTTAAAACAGTTAGCAGAGTTTCCTGGTAATAAAGTAAGAATTGATACTGTAAGATATTTATGTACCTTGCGATCTGACTGTCCTTCAGGTTCTGGAAAAGACAGTACATACAAAATCAGTTATTATTACAACGCAACCGTGTAATAGAACCTGTCTAGGGTGAGAAGCAGATGCTATCGTTAACCAAAGTGCTTGTGTGCAGTTGTAGAGATGTTAGATGGGATGATATCTGAAAATGGGAATATCAGCCAGATGGTACTTAATTCATAGTACTCTCATTAGGTGTACATGTGTAGGGATAGAACTCTCAGCCAGATGTTAGAGAAGCATTATTGCTACAAAATTACTGCTACAAAATAACATTCATTAAGAACTCTTACCTAAAAGTTCTACACCCAAAAAACAATTCAAGCAACCAAACCACCTCAAATACTAAAACCAATCAGAACCACCACCAACAAACATGCAGGTAAGTGTAAATACAACTTTCATTCAGATGTACGGTTAGGATGGTTGATACAAGtgtgagaaatgtaaaaaaaaaaagcggatATACATTTAACAGATATCCAATTTACTTTCCCCAAATTGCCTATAACCAGTCTGACCTGTCCAGTTTGTCTTCTGCCCATCGTGATCCTAAATTATCCTGACACTATTTCCAAAAAGTAATTTTATATACACCTCTGGCCTTATTACATCATCTACCCAGTTACTCCCATGCATGTTCCTTGTGCTGAATCCCAATGTTCTCCCGTTCTCCATTTGTCCAGTATCGTTTCTCCCATTTTAACCACAAGCTGTTTCTTCCAATCTTCTTCTGTTCACCCCACACAGCTTTTCTACACATCAGTTTTCTCCTTACGTTAACCCCTCTCCTTAATTTTTCATCTCGCCCCATTTTCCCCTCCTTACATTCTCACCTCTTCTGCTGTTTCTCCAGACACCTTGGCGAGAATATTATAATCCTTTTTGTGATGTGTTGTCAGTACTGAGGGTCTAAGTCCATGCAAACATGAAACTGAGCGACCTGAGGTTCAGAGGTC
Proteins encoded in this window:
- the APOC2 gene encoding apolipoprotein C-II, with the protein product MNPTQVTAVSLLLLLLSTGIQSYRIQKREEPPTYLSQVQNVLSSSFEQASTKAKELFDKVRIPAVEEKVKDAYEKTSSYVTPYLNIFYDQAYHWLYE